In Gemmata obscuriglobus, a single genomic region encodes these proteins:
- a CDS encoding AAA family ATPase, protein MFITTLELENVRTFAKANLDFVHPDLEYAPAKTPLDKLKKRLPRPRLPNVNLLLGDNGSGKTTLLRAIAMSALGPSVTSPSAGIRDPGLVRRGADLPKNAKARLVSAFGLHPQDRAPEGAVARGELEVGKRGDTEEFRFLDPDEHVWEPVFEEKNDAFLVVGYGATRRVEQADRFDMGSRTKTRFIRGQRIASLYEDGFSLIPLTYWLPDLQKSNKGRYTQVVHLLKRLIGPGHYTFTEELERGDYLFERGGMKIPFRALSDGYRAFIGWVGDLLYHVCYGAPSGKKLDEGSGIVLVDEIDLHLHPRWQMKVIPTIAKALPRMQFVFTSHSPLVAGSLEWMNIITLKTNNKTNRTKVGRLQRSIHGLDADQILLSDLFGLTSTRAEAKTTQLHKLTAQAREGDDAAALQIVRELSRGLEESP, encoded by the coding sequence ATGTTCATCACGACGCTGGAGCTGGAGAACGTCCGCACGTTCGCGAAGGCGAACCTGGACTTCGTCCACCCGGACCTGGAGTACGCACCGGCGAAGACGCCGCTAGACAAGCTGAAAAAGCGACTTCCCCGTCCGCGACTGCCGAACGTGAACCTGCTGCTCGGCGACAACGGTTCGGGCAAGACGACGCTTCTGCGGGCCATCGCGATGTCCGCCCTCGGCCCGAGCGTGACCAGCCCTTCGGCTGGAATCCGGGACCCGGGGCTGGTTCGGCGGGGCGCGGACCTGCCGAAGAATGCGAAGGCACGCCTCGTGAGTGCGTTCGGGTTACACCCCCAAGACCGGGCCCCAGAAGGGGCGGTCGCACGGGGGGAACTTGAGGTCGGGAAGCGGGGCGACACCGAGGAGTTCAGGTTCCTCGATCCGGACGAACACGTGTGGGAGCCGGTCTTCGAGGAGAAGAACGACGCGTTCCTCGTGGTCGGTTACGGGGCCACTCGTCGCGTGGAGCAAGCCGATCGGTTTGACATGGGGTCGCGGACCAAGACCCGGTTCATCCGCGGACAGCGCATCGCCAGCCTCTACGAGGACGGGTTCTCGCTCATCCCGCTGACCTACTGGTTGCCCGACTTGCAGAAGTCCAACAAAGGGCGATATACCCAGGTCGTCCACCTCCTCAAACGGCTGATCGGACCCGGCCACTACACGTTCACCGAAGAGCTAGAGCGGGGCGACTACCTCTTCGAGCGAGGCGGTATGAAGATCCCGTTCCGGGCACTTTCCGACGGTTACCGGGCCTTCATCGGGTGGGTCGGGGACCTGTTATACCACGTGTGCTACGGCGCCCCGTCCGGGAAGAAACTGGACGAGGGGTCGGGGATCGTACTGGTGGACGAGATCGACCTGCACCTGCACCCGCGGTGGCAGATGAAGGTCATCCCGACGATCGCGAAGGCACTGCCCCGGATGCAGTTCGTGTTCACGTCGCACAGCCCCCTCGTGGCCGGCAGCCTCGAATGGATGAACATCATCACGCTGAAGACGAACAACAAGACCAACCGCACCAAAGTTGGACGTCTCCAGAGGAGCATTCACGGGCTCGACGCGGATCAGATCCTGCTGAGCGACCTTTTTGGGCTGACCAGTACGCGGGCCGAAGCCAAGACGACCCAGCTTCACAAGCTGACGGCTCAAGCCCGAGAGGGCGATGACGCCGCGGCCCTCCAAATCGTCCGAGAACTCAGTCGTGGGTTGGAGGAGTCGCCTTGA
- the pglX gene encoding BREX-2 system adenine-specific DNA-methyltransferase PglX, with product MIDRTAFLADAQKIVARLEKDLRARCDDMPEVGRAVGSEYRTAKDAGRTGQTLEEWRADAITQQAVAWVLSCVFVRFLEDNRLIDPPKISGPVPPEGEKGENRLARARDEHELFFTGARRGSEFTDREYLLSVFDELAKRPGTKDLYGPHNPIRAIPNWLSPDAAKDILLPFFQKIDAGSGLLVHDFTDPSFDTRFLGDLYQDLSEAARKKYALLQTPVFVEEFILDRTLLPAIETFGLATVKMIDPACGSGHFLLGGFNKLLELWVKKEPGTPPRELVQRALDAIHGVDLNPYAVAIARFRLLLAAWQAAGVTSLKNAPDFKLNLACGDSLLHGGRSVQKTLDEEVFGHTYQPEDPVELERLLRPGTYHAVVANPPYITPKDRGLCDQYRDRYSACHRQYSLSVPFMQRLFELACANGFIGQITANSFMKREFGKKIVEAFFPLIDLTHIIDSSGAHIPGHGIPTVILFGRNRPPVATTLRAVMGIRGEPCVPANPATGPVWSSIEQQVDQPGSQGKFVSVSDAERAVFLKHPWSIGGGGVADAKETIDQVSNTCLASIVESLGRTVSTQGDDVFVVPTAQARRSGIVTGHYRPLVRGEDVRDWQAKADLAVLFPYDTNLLPIPDDLSATVLRYLWPAKAVLASTLMFGDKTKVQTGLRWFEYGQFIADRLRNRIALVYSEVATHNHFAFDRGSRVFNRTAPIILLSSSVTEDGHFALLGLLNSSVAGFWLRQVCHDKGSSGITGGIKVEAWDRFFAFNGTNTNRFPLPDARPRGLAFRLDAFARNIADNQPASVIARWVDGLSLSSLLDSSEATCRRCRGTMIRLQEDLDWECYRLYGLSADGLTDSQWETRDLPVKLGERAFEIVLARKMRDEGLETTWFARHGSTPITELPAHWPPDYRKLVERRIEAIAANPQIALIEQPEYKRRWNDTPWAEKVTAALHDWLLARLESYFDIDGRMREDENLPQSRKGAKTEGSSLGDSAALREIRLYPLTRIADVASKDAEFREVGRLYREGRIDFDVTKLVTELVEAESVPLLPVLRYKPTGLDKRLAWERTWDLQRREDAIDARVAGKSVDVGAGGWTHQKDDGKSPLNPAQASLLKQYVVDPNTPQSIPVPPKYKSADFQKGDYWRLRGGLDVPKERWVLFPHCGGADGLPLVAWAGYDHLQLAKAIATHYVHVQEQEGGRDDPRLVPLLAAICQLLPWLKQWHNEMDEEFGSRMGDYYEGFVSEEARGMGKTVDEVCTWQPPAGGNGRSGRGRRAK from the coding sequence ATGATCGACCGCACCGCGTTCCTGGCCGACGCGCAGAAGATCGTCGCCCGGCTGGAGAAGGACCTGCGCGCCCGGTGCGACGACATGCCCGAAGTCGGGCGGGCCGTCGGGTCCGAGTACCGCACCGCGAAAGACGCCGGCCGCACCGGGCAGACGCTCGAAGAGTGGCGGGCCGACGCCATCACCCAGCAGGCCGTCGCCTGGGTGCTGTCGTGCGTGTTCGTGCGGTTCCTGGAGGACAACCGGCTCATCGACCCGCCGAAGATCAGCGGGCCGGTCCCGCCGGAGGGCGAGAAGGGTGAGAACCGGCTGGCCCGTGCCCGCGACGAGCACGAACTGTTCTTCACCGGCGCACGCCGGGGGAGCGAGTTCACCGACCGCGAGTACCTGCTGTCCGTGTTCGACGAGCTGGCGAAGCGGCCGGGCACGAAGGACCTGTACGGCCCGCACAACCCGATCCGGGCGATCCCGAACTGGCTGTCGCCGGACGCCGCGAAGGACATCCTGCTGCCGTTCTTCCAGAAGATCGACGCCGGGTCCGGCCTACTCGTCCACGACTTCACCGACCCGTCATTCGACACCCGCTTCCTCGGCGACCTGTACCAGGACCTCTCGGAGGCGGCCCGCAAGAAGTACGCCCTGCTCCAGACGCCGGTGTTCGTGGAGGAGTTCATCCTCGACCGCACCCTGCTACCGGCGATCGAGACGTTCGGCCTCGCCACGGTGAAGATGATCGACCCGGCCTGCGGCAGTGGCCACTTCCTGCTCGGTGGGTTCAACAAGCTGCTGGAACTGTGGGTGAAAAAGGAGCCGGGCACGCCGCCGCGGGAGTTGGTGCAGCGAGCACTCGACGCGATCCACGGCGTGGACCTGAACCCCTACGCGGTGGCCATCGCTCGGTTCCGGTTGCTGCTGGCGGCGTGGCAGGCGGCCGGGGTGACGAGCCTGAAGAACGCCCCGGACTTCAAGCTGAACCTGGCCTGCGGCGACTCGCTGTTGCACGGCGGCCGGTCGGTGCAGAAGACACTCGACGAGGAGGTATTCGGGCACACTTACCAGCCCGAAGACCCGGTCGAACTGGAGCGATTGCTGCGCCCCGGCACCTACCACGCGGTGGTCGCCAACCCGCCATACATCACCCCGAAAGATCGCGGGCTTTGCGACCAGTACCGTGATCGGTATTCCGCCTGCCACCGTCAGTATTCGTTATCCGTACCGTTCATGCAGCGTCTTTTTGAACTAGCATGCGCAAATGGTTTTATTGGCCAGATCACGGCCAATTCATTCATGAAGCGGGAATTTGGCAAGAAGATTGTCGAGGCATTTTTCCCCCTGATAGACCTGACCCACATCATCGATAGCAGTGGGGCCCACATTCCAGGTCACGGTATTCCGACGGTGATACTTTTCGGTCGTAACCGCCCCCCGGTTGCCACAACCCTTCGTGCCGTCATGGGGATTCGAGGCGAACCGTGCGTGCCAGCTAACCCAGCGACAGGTCCAGTATGGTCTTCGATTGAGCAGCAGGTCGATCAGCCAGGGTCTCAGGGGAAGTTCGTTAGCGTTTCTGATGCAGAACGGGCCGTTTTTCTGAAACATCCTTGGAGCATCGGAGGTGGTGGGGTCGCCGACGCAAAAGAAACCATCGATCAGGTTTCTAACACTTGCCTCGCATCAATAGTTGAATCGCTTGGGAGGACGGTATCGACCCAGGGAGATGACGTCTTCGTTGTGCCCACGGCGCAAGCACGTCGGAGTGGCATCGTTACGGGCCACTACCGTCCACTTGTGCGTGGCGAAGATGTCAGGGATTGGCAGGCTAAAGCCGATCTTGCAGTGTTGTTCCCGTACGACACAAACCTACTTCCGATACCCGATGACTTGTCAGCAACTGTGCTCCGCTACCTGTGGCCTGCTAAAGCAGTGCTGGCTTCAACTTTGATGTTTGGTGACAAGACGAAGGTGCAAACTGGATTAAGGTGGTTTGAGTATGGCCAGTTCATCGCCGATCGCTTGCGGAATCGTATCGCCCTTGTTTACAGCGAAGTAGCCACGCACAACCACTTCGCTTTCGACCGCGGGAGCAGAGTCTTCAATCGTACTGCTCCTATCATCCTGCTTTCCAGTTCTGTCACGGAAGACGGGCATTTCGCCCTTCTTGGTTTGCTGAACAGCTCGGTCGCAGGCTTTTGGCTCCGACAAGTCTGCCACGATAAAGGCAGCAGCGGGATCACTGGCGGCATAAAAGTGGAAGCCTGGGATCGTTTCTTTGCATTCAATGGGACAAATACTAATCGATTTCCGCTCCCTGACGCACGCCCACGAGGGCTTGCATTTCGGCTCGACGCTTTCGCGCGCAACATCGCGGACAATCAGCCTGCCAGTGTCATTGCTAGATGGGTCGATGGTTTATCGCTCTCGTCTTTACTCGACAGTTCTGAAGCCACGTGCCGCCGTTGCCGAGGGACAATGATACGGCTGCAAGAAGACCTCGACTGGGAGTGCTACCGCCTCTATGGGCTGTCCGCTGACGGCCTCACCGACTCACAATGGGAGACCCGCGACTTGCCGGTCAAGCTCGGTGAGCGGGCGTTCGAGATCGTCCTCGCCCGCAAGATGCGCGATGAGGGCTTGGAAACGACGTGGTTCGCCCGGCACGGCTCGACCCCGATCACCGAGCTACCCGCGCACTGGCCGCCGGACTACCGGAAGCTGGTCGAACGCCGCATTGAGGCCATCGCGGCCAACCCGCAGATCGCCCTGATCGAGCAGCCGGAGTACAAGCGGCGGTGGAACGACACCCCGTGGGCCGAGAAGGTCACCGCCGCCCTGCACGACTGGCTCCTCGCCCGGCTGGAGTCGTACTTCGACATTGATGGGAGGATGCGAGAAGATGAGAATCTCCCGCAAAGTCGCAAAGGCGCAAAGACGGAAGGTTCTTCTCTTGGCGACTCTGCGGCTTTGCGGGAGATTCGTCTTTATCCGCTCACTCGAATCGCCGACGTGGCGTCGAAGGACGCCGAGTTCCGCGAAGTGGGCCGACTCTACCGCGAGGGGCGGATCGACTTCGACGTAACGAAGCTGGTCACCGAACTGGTCGAGGCCGAGAGCGTCCCGCTCCTGCCAGTGCTGCGGTACAAACCGACGGGGTTGGATAAGCGGCTAGCCTGGGAGCGAACCTGGGATCTGCAACGCCGCGAGGACGCCATCGACGCCCGCGTCGCCGGCAAGTCGGTCGATGTCGGTGCCGGCGGCTGGACGCACCAGAAAGACGACGGCAAGTCGCCGCTGAACCCGGCGCAGGCGAGCCTGCTCAAGCAGTACGTCGTCGACCCGAACACCCCGCAGTCGATCCCGGTGCCGCCGAAGTACAAGTCGGCAGACTTCCAGAAGGGCGACTACTGGCGTCTCCGCGGCGGCCTCGACGTGCCGAAGGAGCGGTGGGTACTATTCCCGCACTGCGGCGGGGCCGACGGGCTGCCACTGGTCGCCTGGGCCGGGTACGATCACCTGCAACTGGCTAAGGCGATCGCGACCCACTACGTCCACGTGCAGGAGCAGGAGGGCGGCCGCGACGACCCGCGGCTGGTGCCGCTGCTGGCGGCGATCTGCCAACTGCTCCCGTGGCTGAAGCAGTGGCACAACGAGATGGACGAGGAGTTCGGCTCCCGGATGGGCGACTACTACGAGGGGTTCGTCTCGGAGGAGGCCCGCGGGATGGGCAAGACGGTGGACGAGGTCTGCACTTGGCAGCCTCCTGCCGGCGGGAACGGCCGGAGCGGCCGCGGCCGGAGAGCAAAGTAG